In Alphaproteobacteria bacterium, the genomic stretch CGGTAAAAAATCATCCCTATCAGGTCCGCATAGACACGGCCTTTGCCGAGGTGATTGCAGCCTGCGCCGAAGCGACCCCTGCGCGCAAAAAGACGTGGATCAACCGGCAGGTACGCGAGCTATATGGCGCTTTGCATGAAATGGGTCATGCCCATAGCCTTGAGGTTTGGTCGGGACTTGAGCTGGTCGGCGGCCTATATGGTGTGCATCTCGGTGGCGCGTTTTTCGGTGAAAGCATGTTCAGCCGTGAACGCGATACCAGCAAGATCGCGTTCGTCTATCTGGCCGCGCTGATGCGGCATAACGGGTTTACCTTGCTGGATTGTCAGTTCATGACGCGGCATCTCGCGCGCTTCGGCGTGCACGATATCAGCCGTGCCGATTACCATGAAAGACTTTCCGGGGCGCTTAAACAACCCGCTCAGTTCTCGGTCGAAGGCGACTCTTCCTCGCTCGATGGCATAGCTTTATCGTTTTTGCAGGAAGTC encodes the following:
- a CDS encoding leucyl/phenylalanyl-tRNA--protein transferase, whose protein sequence is MQDITPDILLRAYAAGIFPMAEDASAKELFWFDPPIRAILPLDAVHVPQRLRRTVKNHPYQVRIDTAFAEVIAACAEATPARKKTWINRQVRELYGALHEMGHAHSLEVWSGLELVGGLYGVHLGGAFFGESMFSRERDTSKIAFVYLAALMRHNGFTLLDCQFMTRHLARFGVHDISRADYHERLSGALKQPAQFSVEGDSSSLDGIALSFLQEVSQIS